In one Nicotiana tomentosiformis chromosome 6, ASM39032v3, whole genome shotgun sequence genomic region, the following are encoded:
- the LOC104107419 gene encoding protein TIFY 8 isoform X1, with amino-acid sequence MAHIQSNKNVMSNKSASGGNTTAADNEVKPAAATTTFHDFLGKGYPQDSSPTMASKLMLSSEASPSASVSVGASSDLGSERHVGNHFEGVPFYGLRGELSGPETSNRFSGTKRSNSDSLMGSSRDKFSTLRPDALESSHMTKLLRNAGGEPRGRPRDQDMSFAMHPMRPLHASLISQPSATGRTNANASKWDRAIPVNVGPTLHYHPRASQVVPFDYQSSANRFGDANAGPSTISQAAADEGSRTGIKGSGILRSINASGGVSDRSLSGVPLGGAKQKAEFHLSDLESSNPSRQGLTSAGSQMTIFYGGQAHVFDNVHPNKADVIMALAGSNGGSWSTTYAPKSAARPLTGENSSPKSENEVTKGINLALIRELHARSSGKGGPLHGFGSGDQISVPQGIHRGASISKEANSALQAASNSTDEKREV; translated from the exons ATGGCTCACATACAAAGTAACAAGAATGTGATGAGTAACAAAAGTGCTAGTGGTGGTAATACTACTGCAGCTGATAATGAAGTGAAACCAGCAGCCGCCACTACTACTTTTCATGATTTTTTAGGTAAAGGGTATCCTCAAGATTCATCTCCGACTATGGCTAGCAAATTGATGTTGTCATCTGAGGCATCTCCTTCTGCTTCTGTCTCTGTTGGTGCTTCTTCTGATCTGGGTTCTG AAAGACATGTAGGAAATCATTTTGAAGGAGTGCCGTTCTACGGCCTAAGGGGTGAACTTTCAGGGCCTGAGACAAGTAATCGATTCTCGGGAACAAAAAGAAGCAATTCTGACTCTTTGATGGGGTCATCAAGAGATAAATTTTCAACGCTGCGACCAGACGCATTGGAGAGCTCACATATGACAAAG CTACTACGAAATGCAGGGGGTGAGCCACGTGGACGACCACGTGATCAAGACATGTCCTTTGCTATGCATCCTATGAGGCCACTTCATGCCTCTTTAATATCACAACCATCCGCAACTGGTCGAACCAATGCCAATGCTTCCAAGTGGGATCGAGCTATTCCTGTCAATGTTGGCCCCACCTTGCATTATCATCCACGTGCTAGTCAAGTTGTGCCTTTTGACTATCAATCGTCAGCCAACAGGTTTGGAGATGCCAATGCAGGACCTTCTACTATATCTCAAGCAGCCGCTGATGAAGGATCAAGGACAGGAATCAAAGGATCCGGAATATTGAGGTCCATTAATGCAAGTGGTGGAGTCTCTGATAGAAGCCTTTCTGGGGTACCATTAGGTGGTGCTAAGCAGAAAGCCGAGTTTCACTTGTCTGACCTTGAGTCTTCTAACCCAAG TCGGCAAGGACTGACATCTGCTGGATCTCAAATGACTATATTTTATGGGGGTCAAGCCCATGTTTTTGATAATGTCCATCCCAACAAG GCAGATGTTATAATGGCCTTAGCTGGATCAAATGGAGGATCTTGGTCAACCACCTATGCTCCAAAATCTGCAGCGAGGCCGTTAACTGGAGAAAATAGTTCGCCTAAATCAGAGAATGAGGTAACCAAGGGCATTAACTTAGCTCTAATTAGGGAGTTGCATGCCAGGTCATCTGGCAAAGGGGGTCCCCTTCACGGTTTTGGTTCTGGTGATCAAATTTCTGTTCCTCAAG GTATTCATCGAGGGGCTAGCATAAGTAAGGAAGCAAACTCCGCACTGCAAGCAGCATCAAATAGTACTGATGAAAAACGAGAAGTGTGA
- the LOC104107419 gene encoding protein TIFY 8 isoform X2 gives MAHIQSNKNVMSNKSASGGNTTAADNEVKPAAATTTFHDFLGKGYPQDSSPTMASKLMLSSEASPSASVSVGASSDLGSGNHFEGVPFYGLRGELSGPETSNRFSGTKRSNSDSLMGSSRDKFSTLRPDALESSHMTKLLRNAGGEPRGRPRDQDMSFAMHPMRPLHASLISQPSATGRTNANASKWDRAIPVNVGPTLHYHPRASQVVPFDYQSSANRFGDANAGPSTISQAAADEGSRTGIKGSGILRSINASGGVSDRSLSGVPLGGAKQKAEFHLSDLESSNPSRQGLTSAGSQMTIFYGGQAHVFDNVHPNKADVIMALAGSNGGSWSTTYAPKSAARPLTGENSSPKSENEVTKGINLALIRELHARSSGKGGPLHGFGSGDQISVPQGIHRGASISKEANSALQAASNSTDEKREV, from the exons ATGGCTCACATACAAAGTAACAAGAATGTGATGAGTAACAAAAGTGCTAGTGGTGGTAATACTACTGCAGCTGATAATGAAGTGAAACCAGCAGCCGCCACTACTACTTTTCATGATTTTTTAGGTAAAGGGTATCCTCAAGATTCATCTCCGACTATGGCTAGCAAATTGATGTTGTCATCTGAGGCATCTCCTTCTGCTTCTGTCTCTGTTGGTGCTTCTTCTGATCTGGGTTCTG GAAATCATTTTGAAGGAGTGCCGTTCTACGGCCTAAGGGGTGAACTTTCAGGGCCTGAGACAAGTAATCGATTCTCGGGAACAAAAAGAAGCAATTCTGACTCTTTGATGGGGTCATCAAGAGATAAATTTTCAACGCTGCGACCAGACGCATTGGAGAGCTCACATATGACAAAG CTACTACGAAATGCAGGGGGTGAGCCACGTGGACGACCACGTGATCAAGACATGTCCTTTGCTATGCATCCTATGAGGCCACTTCATGCCTCTTTAATATCACAACCATCCGCAACTGGTCGAACCAATGCCAATGCTTCCAAGTGGGATCGAGCTATTCCTGTCAATGTTGGCCCCACCTTGCATTATCATCCACGTGCTAGTCAAGTTGTGCCTTTTGACTATCAATCGTCAGCCAACAGGTTTGGAGATGCCAATGCAGGACCTTCTACTATATCTCAAGCAGCCGCTGATGAAGGATCAAGGACAGGAATCAAAGGATCCGGAATATTGAGGTCCATTAATGCAAGTGGTGGAGTCTCTGATAGAAGCCTTTCTGGGGTACCATTAGGTGGTGCTAAGCAGAAAGCCGAGTTTCACTTGTCTGACCTTGAGTCTTCTAACCCAAG TCGGCAAGGACTGACATCTGCTGGATCTCAAATGACTATATTTTATGGGGGTCAAGCCCATGTTTTTGATAATGTCCATCCCAACAAG GCAGATGTTATAATGGCCTTAGCTGGATCAAATGGAGGATCTTGGTCAACCACCTATGCTCCAAAATCTGCAGCGAGGCCGTTAACTGGAGAAAATAGTTCGCCTAAATCAGAGAATGAGGTAACCAAGGGCATTAACTTAGCTCTAATTAGGGAGTTGCATGCCAGGTCATCTGGCAAAGGGGGTCCCCTTCACGGTTTTGGTTCTGGTGATCAAATTTCTGTTCCTCAAG GTATTCATCGAGGGGCTAGCATAAGTAAGGAAGCAAACTCCGCACTGCAAGCAGCATCAAATAGTACTGATGAAAAACGAGAAGTGTGA